The Humulus lupulus chromosome 3, drHumLupu1.1, whole genome shotgun sequence genome window below encodes:
- the LOC133822588 gene encoding T-complex protein 1 subunit theta-like: MVVLLRWMGRGRTTTGTVIACLLKLRIDHGRPIKILLDTMTHEEVDGGTSGGEETGEILIHSADQLENYAKTEEAKVEELINAVADSGAKVIVSGAAVGEMALHFCEGYKLMVLKISSKFELRRFCRTTGAVAMM; this comes from the exons ATGGTCGTCCTTCTGAGATGG ATGGGCAGAGGAAGGACAACCACTGGCACTGTAATAGCTTGTCTTTTGAAACTTCGAATTGATCATGGTAGGCCTATTAAAATCTTGCTTGATACTATGACCCATGAAGAGGTGGATGGTGGAACCTCCGGTGGTGAAGAGACCGGAGAAATTCTGATTCATAGTGCTGACCAG CTAGAAAATTATGCGAAAACTGAAGAAGCTAAAGTTGAGGAGCTTATAAACGCAGTTGCTGATTCCGGTGCCAAAGTAATTGTTAGTGGAGCAGCAGTTGGGGAGATGGCACTTCATTTCTGTGAGGGCTACAA gcttatggttttgaaaattagttcaaaatttgaattaagaCGATTTTGCCGCACTACTGGTGCTGTTGCTATG atgtga